The nucleotide sequence GGTACCCGGCGGTCTGACCGCAGCCGCCAAGGCGGCGACGGCGGCCGGCGCCTATCTCGTCTGGATCCCGCGCAGGGCCGGTGAGCGTGGCGCCGTTGAGGCGGGCGCGCTGCCGTCGCTGCTGCCCGGCGGCCGTCCCGCCACCGACCCGCGGGCCCGCGAGGAGACCGCGGCCGTCTGGGGCGTACGCGAACTGCCGCACAGCTACGGCCGCGACACCGGCCAGATCGTCGAGGCCGCCAGGACCGGCGAACTCGGCGCGCTGGTCGTCGCGGGCGTCGAGGTGGCCGACCTGCCGGACCCGGCGGGCGCGCTGGCCGCGCTGGACGCCGTCGGATTCCTCGTCTCGCTCGAACTGCGGCCCAGCGAGGTCACCGACCGCGCCGACGTCGTCTTCCCCGTCGCGGCCGTACCGGAGAAGCCCGGCACGTTCCTCAACTGGGAAGGCAGGGCGCGGCTGTTCGAGGCGGCGCTCAAGCCCGAGCAGATGACCAGGCAGCTCGCGCCGAGCGACGCGCGGGTGCTGCACATGCTCGCCGACACCCTCGACGTGCACTTCGCCCTGCCCGACCTGCGGTCCGTACGGGCCGAGCTGGACCGGCTGGGCGGCTGGGAAGGACCCCGGGCCGGTACGCCGGTCGAGTCGGCCGTTCCCGTGCCGCGCCCCGGCGACGGCGAGGCGGTCCTCGCCGGCCACCGGCTGCTGCTCGACCAGGGCAAGCTCCAGGAGGGCGACGAGGCCCTGGCCGGCACCCGGCACGAGGCGGTCGCGCGGCTCTCCGCGACGACGGCCGCCGAGACCGGCGTCAAGGACGGCGACGCGCTGACGGTGACCGGCCCGGCCGGCGCCGTGACGCTGCCGCTGCGGGTGACCGCGATGCCCGACCGGGTCGTCTGGCTGCCGCTGAACTCCACGGGCGGCGGTGTCCTCGCCGACACCGGGTCCCGCCCGGGAACGCTGGTCCGTATCGGCCCGGCCGCGCAGGAAGCGGCCACCCCCGCACCGGAGGTGCGCGCATGACCGCCTTCGCCCAACTCGCGACGGCACCGCAGACCGTGCTCGCCGCGGAGGACCTGTCGCTGTTCGGCCGCGACCCGTGGTGGCTCGTCGTCGTCAAGGCCGTCTTCTGCTTCGCCTTCCTGATGGTGAACGTGCTGTTCGCCATCGTCTGGGAGCGCAAGGTCGTCGCCTGGATGCAGCTGCGCATCGGCCCGAACCGGCACGGCCCCTGGGGCATGCTCCAGTCGCTCGCCGACGGCGCCAAGCTGATGTTCAAGGAAGACATCATCGTCAAGCGCGCCGACAAGGTCGTCTACATCATCGCGCCGGTCATCGCCGCGATCCCGGCCTTCATGGCGATCGCCGTGATCCCGTTCGGCCCTTCGGGCAACGAGGTCTCGATCTTCGGCCACCGCACGACGATGCAGCTCACCGACCTGCCGATCGCGATGCTGTACATCCTCGCCGTCGCCTCGGTCGGTATCTACGGCATCGTCCTGGCCGGCTGGTCGTCGGGCTCGACGTACCCGCTGCTCGGCGGACTCCGCTCCTGCGCGCAGATGATCTCGTACGAGATCGCGATGGGCGCGGCCTTCGCCTCGGTGTTCCTCTACTCCGGGTCGATGTCGACCTCGGCGATCGTGGACGCCCAGCAGGACCGCTGGTACATCCTGCTGCTGCCGGTCTCCTTCATCATCTACATCATCACGATGGTGGGCGAGACCAACCGCGCCCCGTTCGACATGCCGGAGTCCGAGGGCGACCTGGTCGGCGGCTTCAACACCGAGTACTCGTCCATCAAGTTCGCGATGTTCATGCTCGCCGAGTACGTCAACATGATCACCGTCTCGGCCGTCTCCGCCACGCTCTTCCTGGGCGGCTGGCGCGCGCCGTGGCCGATCTCCACCTTCTGGGAGGGGGCCAACCACGGCTGGTGGCCGATCCTCTGGTTCGTCCTCAAGGTGCAGCTGCTGCTGTTCGGCTTCATCTGGCTGCGCGGCACGCTGCCACGCGTGCGCTACGACCAGTTGATGAAGCTCGGCTGGAAGGTCCTGATCCCGGTCTCGGTGGTCTGGCTGATGCTCGTCGCGACGGTGCGTGCGCTGCGTAACGAGAACTACGGCTTCACCTCGATCCTGTTGTACGTCGCGGGCGCGATCATCGTGATCCTGCTGCTCTCCTTCGTCGTGGACATGTTCCGCAACAAACAGGAGAAGGAGGCGGCGGCGAGAGAGCCCGAAGCTCCCGCCTTCGACCCGATGGCCGGCGGTTTCCCCGTGCCACCGCTGCCGGGACAGGCGCTGCCGCCCGTGCCGCGCAGGACCCCGCGCCGTGAGCGCGAGCTGATTGTCAGTGGCGGGGCCAATACTGTGAGTGACGGAACTGAGAGTGACGGAAAGGAGGATGGCGGTGTCTGACGAGTCTTCGCAGGGGGGGACCCCGAGCGCCCCCCGGAATCCTGTGGCCGGCTTCGGCGTGACCTTCAAGGCCATGTTCAAGAAGCGGCTGACGGAGCAGTATCCCGAGCAGCAGAAGGTGACAGCGCCGCGCTTCCACGGCCGTCACCAGCTCAACCGGCATCCGGACGGCCTGGAGAAGTGCATCGGCTGTGAGCTGTGCGCCTGGGCGTGCCCGGCGGACGCGATCTATGTGGAGGGCGCCGACAACACCGAGGAGGAGCGCTACTCCCCGGGCGAGCGGTACGGCCGCGTCTACCAGATCAACTACGCGCGCTGCATTCTCTGCGGGCTGTGCATCGAGGCGTGCCCCACCCGGGCGCTCACGATGACCAACGAGTTCGAGCTGGCCGACAGTTCGCGCGAGAACCTGATCTACACCAAGGAGCAGCTGCTCTCGGGTCTTGAGGAGGGCATGGTCGAGTCGCCGCACTCGATCTTCCCCGGCACCGACGAGCAGGACTACTACCGGGGTCTGGTGACGGAGGCCGCGCCCGACACGGTCCGTCAGGTCGCCGTGAGCAAGGGCGAGTCGGCTTCCGGTGAGGAGGCCCGCTCATGAACGCCACCATCGCCGCTGCCGCCTCCACCACCTCGACCGGCGAGGCGGTCCAGTTCTGGATCCTCGGCATCGTCGCCGTGATCGGCGCGCTCTGTACGGTGCTGATGCGCAAGGCCGTGCACAGCGCGCTGTGCCTGGCGGGGACGATGATCATCCTCGCGGTCTTCTACATGGCCAACGGGGCTTACTTCCTCGGCATCGTGCAGATCGTCGTCTACACCGGCGCGATCATGATGCTGTTCCTCTTCGTCGTGATGCTGGTCGGTGTGACAGCGGCCGACTCGCTGACCGAGACCATCAAGGGCCAGCGCGTGTGGGCCGTGGTCTGCGGGCTCGGTTTCGGCATCCTGCTGATCGTCGGCATCGCCAACGCCTCGCTGAAGACCTGGGCGGGCACCGGCGGCGCGAACGCCGGCGGGAACGTGCAGGGGCTGGCCCGGCTGATCTTCACCAAGTACGTCTTCGCCTTCGAGATCACCGGCGCGCTGCTGATCACCGCGGCCGTCGGCGCGATGGTGCTCACGCACAAGGAGCGCACCGAACGGGCCAAGACGCAGCGGGAGATGTCCGAGGACCGCATCCGCAGCAAGCAGCTCCCGCCGCTGCCGGCGCCCGGTGTCTACGCCCGGCACAACGCGGTGGACATCGCCGGGCTGCTGCCAGACGGCACACCGTCCGAGCTGACCGTCAACAAGACGCTCAGGGGCCGCGGCCAGATCCGCGACGTGTCCAACGAGGCCATCGCCGACCTGAAGGCGCTGGAGCAGCGCTCGAAGGAGCGGCTCGGCCGTGACAACCACGACGAGGAGGAGGTCACGCGATGAGTCCGGTCTACTACCTCTATCTCGCGTCCCTGTTGTTCACCATCGGTGCGGCGGGTGTGCTGATCCGGCGGAACGCGATCGTGGTGTTCATGTGCGTGGAGCTGATGCTCAACGCCTGCAACCTCGCGTTCGTCGCGTTCTCCCGGCTGCACGGCAATCTGGACGGCCAGATCATCGCCTTCTTCACGATGGTCGTCGCCGCCGCGGAGGTCGTGGTCGGGCTCGCGATCATCGTGTCGCTGTTCCGTTCCCGCCACTCGGCCTCGGTCGACGACGCCAGCCTGATGAAGCTCTGAGGGGTCGCTGAATCGTGGAGAACTTGATTGCGCTGCTCGTCGCGGCGCCCCTGCTCGGAGCTGCCGTCCTGCTGGTCGGCGGCCGCCGGTTCGACCGTCTTGGCCACTGGCTCGGTACGGTGCTGGCAGCCGCCTCCTTCGTGATCGGCGCCGTGCTGTTCACGGACATGCTCGGCAAGAACGCGGACGACCGGGCCCTGCACCAGCACCTGTTCAGCTGGATCCCGGTCGACGGCTTCCAGGCGGACGTCGGCTTCCAGCTCGACCAGCTGTCGATGACGTTCGTGCTGCTGATCACGGGTGTGGGCACCCTGATCCACATCTACTCCGTCGGGTACATGGAGCACGACGAGCGGCGCCGCCGCTTCTTCGGCTATCTGAACCTGTTCCTCGCGGCGATGCTGATCCTCGTCCTCGCGGACAACTTCCTGCTGCTGTACGTCGGCTGGGAGGGCGTCGGTCTCGCCTCGTACCTGCTGATCGGTTTCTGGCAGCACAAGCCCAGCGCGGCCACGGCGGCCAAGAAGGCGTTCCTGGTCAACAGGGTCGGCGACATGGGCCTGTCGATCGCGATCATGCTGATGTTCACCACCTTCGGCACCTTCGCCTTCGGCCCGGTCTTCGCCGCCGCCGACAACGCGACCGAGGGCAAGCTGACGGCGATCGGCCTGATGCTGCTGCTGGCCGCCTGCGGCAAGTCGGCCCAGGTGCCGCTGCAGTCCTGGCTCGGTGACGCGATGGAGGGCCCGACCCCGGTCTCGGCCCTGATCCACGCGGCGACGATGGTGACGGCGGGCGTCTACCTGATCACCCGCTCCGGAGTCATCTTCAACGCGGCCCCGAACGCCCAGGTGGTGGTCGTGGTCGTCGGCGCCGTGACGCTCCTCTTCGGTGCGATCGTCGGTTGCGCGAAGGACGACATCAAGAAGGCCCTCGCGGGTTCGACGATGTCGCAGATCGGCTACATGATCCTGGCGGCCGGGCTCGGCCCGATCGGCTACGTCTTCGCGATCATGCACCTGGTGACGCACGGCTTCTTCAAGGCCGGACTCTTCCTCGGCGCCGGATCGGTCATGCACGGCATGAACGACGAGGTCGACATGAGGAAGTACGGGGGCCTGTGGCGCAAGATGCCGATCACCTTCGTCACCTTCGGCCTCGGCTATCTGGCGATCATCGGCTTCCCCGGACTCTCCGGCTTCTTCTCCAAGGACAAGATCATCGAAGCGGCCTTCGCCAAGGGTGGCACCGAGGGCTGGATCCTCGGCGCCGTCACCCTGCTGGGCGCCGGGATCACCGCCTTCTACATGACGCGCGTGATGCTGATGACGTTCTTCGGCGAGAAGCGCTGGCAGCCCGACGCCGAGGGCCACGAGCCGCACCCGCACGAGTCGCCCAGGTCGATGACGATCCCCATGATCGTCCTCGCGATCGGCTCGGTCGGCGCCGGTGCCTTCTTCTCCATCGGCAGCCGGTTCCTGCACTGGCTGGAGCCCGTCACCGGGCACAGCGAGGGCGACTCCCCGGTCAGCGCGGCCGCCGTCACCACGGCGACGCTCGTGCTGCTGGTCGTCGGCGCCGGTATCGCCTGGCTGATGTACGGGCGCAGGCCCGTACCGGCGCTCGCGCCGCGCGGCTCGCTCGTCACCCGCGCCGCCCGCCGCGATCTCCTCCAGGACGACTTCAACCATGTGGTCCTGGTCCGCGGCGGCGAGCACCTCACCCGCTCGCTGGTGTACGTCGACCACACGCTGGTCGACGGGGTGGTCAACGGCACCGCGGCGTCGTTCGGCGGGCTCTCCGGCCGGCTGCGCAAGCTGCAGAACGGCTACGCCCGCTCCTATGCGGTCTCGATGTTCGGAGGTACGGCAGTGATCATCGCCGCGACCCTGCTGATGAGGGCGGTGTGACGGACATGTCGTTCCCCTTTCTCACGGTGACGGCCGCGCTTCCCGCGGTCGGCGCCATCGCCACGGCAGCCGTCCCGGCCGCCCGGCGCACCGCGGCCAAGTGGCTGGCGCTGCTCTTCTCGCTCGCCACGCTCGCCCTGGCGGCCGTCGTGCTCGTCCGGTTCGAGCCGGGCGGCGACCGCTACCAGCTGGTCGAGTCGCACGCCTGGATCAAGGACTTCGGCGTCCGGTACGAACTGGGCGTGGACGGCATCGGGGTGGCGCTCATGGCGCTCACCGCGCTGCTGATCCCGTTCGTGATACTGGCCGGCTGGCATGACGCCGACCCGCTGGAGGACGCGGCGCCCAACCGCCGCTGGCGACCCACCCAGGGCTTCTTCGCGCTGATCCTGATGGTCGAGGCGATGGTGATCCTCTCCTTCGAGGCCACCGACGTCTTCCTCTTCTACATCCTCTTCGAAGCGATGCTCATCCCGATGTACTTCCTCATCGGGGGCTTCGGCGACCGGGCGCACGCGGGCGGGGACGAGGCGGCGGCGACCCAGCGGTCGTACGCGGCAGTGAAGTTCCTCCTCTACAACCTGGTCGGCGGGCTGCTCATGCTGGCCGCCGTCATCGGCGTCTACGTCGTCGCCGGTACGTTCTCGCTCTCCGAGATCGTCGAGGCGCGGGCCAACGGCAGTCTGTCCATGGCGACCAGCACCGAGCGCTGGCTGTTCCTCGGCTTCTTCTTCGCCTTCGCCGTGAAGGCGCCGCTGTGGCCGCTGCACACCTGGCTGCCCAACGCCATGGGGGAGTCGACGGCGCCCGTCGCCGTCCTGATCACCGCCGTGGTCGACAAGGTCGGCACGTTCGCGATGCTGCGCTACTGCCTGGGGCTGTTCCCCGAGGCGTCCAAGTGGGCGACCCCGGTGATCCTGGTGCTCGCGCTGATCAGCATCGTCTACGGCGCGCTGCTCGCCGTCGGCCAGCGGGACATCAAGCGGCTGATCGCCTACGCCTCGATCTCGCACTTCGGCTTCATCATCATGGGCATCTTCGCGATGACCAGTCAGGGCCAGTCGGGCGCCACGCTCTACATGGTCAACCACGGGATCTCGACGGCCGCGCTGATGCTGGTGGCCGGCTTCCTGATCTCGCGGCGCGGCTCGCGGCTCATCGCGGACTACGGGGGGGTGCAGAAGGTCGCCCCGGTCCTGGCCGGCACCTTCCTGATCGGCGGTCTCGCCACCCTCTCGCTGCCGGGGCTCTCCCCGTTCGTCAGTGAATTCCTGGTCCTGGTCGGCACGTTCAGCAGGTATCCGGTGATCGGCATCATCGCCACCATCGGCATCGTGCTCGCCGCGCTCTACGTGCTCGTGCTCTACCAGCGCACGATGACGGGCCCGGTGAAGGCGTCGGTCCAGGGCATGGCGGACCTGAAGATCCGCGAACTCGTCGTGGTGACCCCGCTGATCGCCCTGCTGCTCTTCCTGGGCGTCTACCCGAAGCCGCTGACCGAGATCATCAACCCGGCGGTGAACCACACCATGTCCGACGTTCACAAGACCGATCCCAAGCCCGAGGTGGAGGCCGCTCCGTGAGTGCGACAGCTGTCCACAGCCTGTGGACAACGACGGCGGCCGACTCGATCGACAAGATCCCGGCCCCGACCATTGAGTACACGCAGCTGACCCCGGTGCTGATCGTCCTGGGCGCCGCGCTGGTGGGCATCCTCTTCGAGGCGTTCCTGCCGCGGAAGGCGCGCTACTACGCGCAGGTCTTCCTCACCGTGGTCGCCCTGGCGGCCGCCTTCGCCGCCGTGGTCGCGCTCGCGGCCGGCCATTACGGCACGACGAAGGCGCACATCGCGGCCATGGGCGCCATCGCCGTGGACGGCCCGGCGCTGTTCCTGCAGGGCACGATCCTGCTGACGGCCATCGCCGCCGTGTTCACCTTCGCCGAGCGCAAGCTCGACCCCGAGGCGCACGGCAACCGCACCGACTCCTTCGTCGCCCAGGCCGCCTCGACCCCGGGCAGCGACAGCGAGAAGGCCGCGGTCAAGGCCGGGTTCACCACCACCGAGGTGTTCCCGCTGGTCCTGTTCGCCGTGGCCGGCATGCTGGTCTTCCCCGCGGCCAACGACCTGCTGACGCTCTTCGTCGCGCTGGAGGTCTTCTCCCTCCCGCTGTACCTGCTCTGCGCCCTGGCCCGCCGCAAGCGG is from Streptomyces sp. NBC_00370 and encodes:
- the nuoH gene encoding NADH-quinone oxidoreductase subunit NuoH, with the protein product MTAFAQLATAPQTVLAAEDLSLFGRDPWWLVVVKAVFCFAFLMVNVLFAIVWERKVVAWMQLRIGPNRHGPWGMLQSLADGAKLMFKEDIIVKRADKVVYIIAPVIAAIPAFMAIAVIPFGPSGNEVSIFGHRTTMQLTDLPIAMLYILAVASVGIYGIVLAGWSSGSTYPLLGGLRSCAQMISYEIAMGAAFASVFLYSGSMSTSAIVDAQQDRWYILLLPVSFIIYIITMVGETNRAPFDMPESEGDLVGGFNTEYSSIKFAMFMLAEYVNMITVSAVSATLFLGGWRAPWPISTFWEGANHGWWPILWFVLKVQLLLFGFIWLRGTLPRVRYDQLMKLGWKVLIPVSVVWLMLVATVRALRNENYGFTSILLYVAGAIIVILLLSFVVDMFRNKQEKEAAAREPEAPAFDPMAGGFPVPPLPGQALPPVPRRTPRRERELIVSGGANTVSDGTESDGKEDGGV
- the nuoI gene encoding NADH-quinone oxidoreductase subunit NuoI, whose protein sequence is MAVSDESSQGGTPSAPRNPVAGFGVTFKAMFKKRLTEQYPEQQKVTAPRFHGRHQLNRHPDGLEKCIGCELCAWACPADAIYVEGADNTEEERYSPGERYGRVYQINYARCILCGLCIEACPTRALTMTNEFELADSSRENLIYTKEQLLSGLEEGMVESPHSIFPGTDEQDYYRGLVTEAAPDTVRQVAVSKGESASGEEARS
- a CDS encoding NADH-quinone oxidoreductase subunit J produces the protein MNATIAAAASTTSTGEAVQFWILGIVAVIGALCTVLMRKAVHSALCLAGTMIILAVFYMANGAYFLGIVQIVVYTGAIMMLFLFVVMLVGVTAADSLTETIKGQRVWAVVCGLGFGILLIVGIANASLKTWAGTGGANAGGNVQGLARLIFTKYVFAFEITGALLITAAVGAMVLTHKERTERAKTQREMSEDRIRSKQLPPLPAPGVYARHNAVDIAGLLPDGTPSELTVNKTLRGRGQIRDVSNEAIADLKALEQRSKERLGRDNHDEEEVTR
- the nuoK gene encoding NADH-quinone oxidoreductase subunit NuoK produces the protein MSPVYYLYLASLLFTIGAAGVLIRRNAIVVFMCVELMLNACNLAFVAFSRLHGNLDGQIIAFFTMVVAAAEVVVGLAIIVSLFRSRHSASVDDASLMKL
- the nuoL gene encoding NADH-quinone oxidoreductase subunit L; the protein is MENLIALLVAAPLLGAAVLLVGGRRFDRLGHWLGTVLAAASFVIGAVLFTDMLGKNADDRALHQHLFSWIPVDGFQADVGFQLDQLSMTFVLLITGVGTLIHIYSVGYMEHDERRRRFFGYLNLFLAAMLILVLADNFLLLYVGWEGVGLASYLLIGFWQHKPSAATAAKKAFLVNRVGDMGLSIAIMLMFTTFGTFAFGPVFAAADNATEGKLTAIGLMLLLAACGKSAQVPLQSWLGDAMEGPTPVSALIHAATMVTAGVYLITRSGVIFNAAPNAQVVVVVVGAVTLLFGAIVGCAKDDIKKALAGSTMSQIGYMILAAGLGPIGYVFAIMHLVTHGFFKAGLFLGAGSVMHGMNDEVDMRKYGGLWRKMPITFVTFGLGYLAIIGFPGLSGFFSKDKIIEAAFAKGGTEGWILGAVTLLGAGITAFYMTRVMLMTFFGEKRWQPDAEGHEPHPHESPRSMTIPMIVLAIGSVGAGAFFSIGSRFLHWLEPVTGHSEGDSPVSAAAVTTATLVLLVVGAGIAWLMYGRRPVPALAPRGSLVTRAARRDLLQDDFNHVVLVRGGEHLTRSLVYVDHTLVDGVVNGTAASFGGLSGRLRKLQNGYARSYAVSMFGGTAVIIAATLLMRAV
- a CDS encoding NADH-quinone oxidoreductase subunit M, which produces MSFPFLTVTAALPAVGAIATAAVPAARRTAAKWLALLFSLATLALAAVVLVRFEPGGDRYQLVESHAWIKDFGVRYELGVDGIGVALMALTALLIPFVILAGWHDADPLEDAAPNRRWRPTQGFFALILMVEAMVILSFEATDVFLFYILFEAMLIPMYFLIGGFGDRAHAGGDEAAATQRSYAAVKFLLYNLVGGLLMLAAVIGVYVVAGTFSLSEIVEARANGSLSMATSTERWLFLGFFFAFAVKAPLWPLHTWLPNAMGESTAPVAVLITAVVDKVGTFAMLRYCLGLFPEASKWATPVILVLALISIVYGALLAVGQRDIKRLIAYASISHFGFIIMGIFAMTSQGQSGATLYMVNHGISTAALMLVAGFLISRRGSRLIADYGGVQKVAPVLAGTFLIGGLATLSLPGLSPFVSEFLVLVGTFSRYPVIGIIATIGIVLAALYVLVLYQRTMTGPVKASVQGMADLKIRELVVVTPLIALLLFLGVYPKPLTEIINPAVNHTMSDVHKTDPKPEVEAAP